Proteins from a single region of Nomia melanderi isolate GNS246 chromosome 11, iyNomMela1, whole genome shotgun sequence:
- the LOC116435220 gene encoding RNA-binding protein 1-like isoform X3 has product MSRYREWDLSCKVYVGNLGSSASKHEIESAFSKYGPLRNVWVARNPPGFAFVEFEDPRDAEDAVRGLDGTRCCGTRVRVEMSSGRSRRAGGRRPGPRYSRSRSRSPRRRSLGRYPRSWSRSPRRSPISRYSRFYQRQLLALLVSPPLLLLLLLLLLLQPP; this is encoded by the exons ATGTCACGTTATCGTGAATGGGATCTTTCGTGCAAAGTATATGTTGGTAATTTGGGAAGTAGTGCCAGTAAACACGAAATCGAAAGTGCATTCAGTAAATATGGTCCACTCAGAAATGTATGGGTTGCTAGAAACCCACCTGGATTTGCCTTTGTGGAATTTGAAGACCCACGTGATGCAGAAGATGCAGTTAGAGGATTAGATGGAAC ACGCTGTTGTGGAACCAGAGTAAGAGTAGAGATGTCCTCTGGAAGAAGTCGACGTGCAGGTGGACGGAGACCAGGTCCAAGATACTCCAG GTCCAGATCTCGCAGTCCTCGAAGGAGATCACTGGGTCGTTACCCCAG GTCCTGGTCAAGAAGTCCCCGCAGATCGCCAATAAGTCGTTATTCCAG ATTCTACCAGCGTCAGCTCCTAGCTCTGCTCGTCTCCCcgccactactactactactgctactactactactactacagCCACCGTGA
- the LOC116435220 gene encoding RNA-binding protein 1-like isoform X1, protein MSRYREWDLSCKVYVGNLGSSASKHEIESAFSKYGPLRNVWVARNPPGFAFVEFEDPRDAEDAVRGLDGTRCCGTRVRVEMSSGRSRRAGGRRPGPRYSRSRSRSPRRRSLGRYPRSWSRSPRRSPISRYSRSRSRSPRRRSLTRSRSRDRRSRSDSRDRRY, encoded by the exons ATGTCACGTTATCGTGAATGGGATCTTTCGTGCAAAGTATATGTTGGTAATTTGGGAAGTAGTGCCAGTAAACACGAAATCGAAAGTGCATTCAGTAAATATGGTCCACTCAGAAATGTATGGGTTGCTAGAAACCCACCTGGATTTGCCTTTGTGGAATTTGAAGACCCACGTGATGCAGAAGATGCAGTTAGAGGATTAGATGGAAC ACGCTGTTGTGGAACCAGAGTAAGAGTAGAGATGTCCTCTGGAAGAAGTCGACGTGCAGGTGGACGGAGACCAGGTCCAAGATACTCCAG GTCCAGATCTCGCAGTCCTCGAAGGAGATCACTGGGTCGTTACCCCAG GTCCTGGTCAAGAAGTCCCCGCAGATCGCCAATAAGTCGTTATTCCAG gtCAAGATCCCGTAGCCCTCGCAGGAGATCACTGACTCGCAGCCGTAGCCGAGATCGTCGTTCTCGTTCGGATTCCCGTGACAGACGGTATTGA
- the LOC116435220 gene encoding RNA-binding protein 1-like isoform X2, producing the protein MSRYREWDLSCKVYVGNLGSSASKHEIESAFSKYGPLRNVWVARNPPGFAFVEFEDPRDAEDAVRGLDGTRCCGTRVRVEMSSGRSRRAGGRRPGPRYSRSRSRSPRRRSLGRYPRSWSRSPRRSPISRYSRSRSRSPRRRSLTRSRSRDRRSRSDSRDRR; encoded by the exons ATGTCACGTTATCGTGAATGGGATCTTTCGTGCAAAGTATATGTTGGTAATTTGGGAAGTAGTGCCAGTAAACACGAAATCGAAAGTGCATTCAGTAAATATGGTCCACTCAGAAATGTATGGGTTGCTAGAAACCCACCTGGATTTGCCTTTGTGGAATTTGAAGACCCACGTGATGCAGAAGATGCAGTTAGAGGATTAGATGGAAC ACGCTGTTGTGGAACCAGAGTAAGAGTAGAGATGTCCTCTGGAAGAAGTCGACGTGCAGGTGGACGGAGACCAGGTCCAAGATACTCCAG GTCCAGATCTCGCAGTCCTCGAAGGAGATCACTGGGTCGTTACCCCAG GTCCTGGTCAAGAAGTCCCCGCAGATCGCCAATAAGTCGTTATTCCAG gtCAAGATCCCGTAGCCCTCGCAGGAGATCACTGACTCGCAGCCGTAGCCGAGATCGTCGTTCTCGTTCGGATTCCCGTGACAGACG TTAG
- the LOC116435220 gene encoding RNA-binding protein 1-like isoform X4: protein MSRYREWDLSCKVYVGNLGSSASKHEIESAFSKYGPLRNVWVARNPPGFAFVEFEDPRDAEDAVRGLDGTRCCGTRVRVEMSSGRSRRAGGRRPGPRYSRSRSRSPRRRSLTRSRSRDRRSRSDSRDRR, encoded by the exons ATGTCACGTTATCGTGAATGGGATCTTTCGTGCAAAGTATATGTTGGTAATTTGGGAAGTAGTGCCAGTAAACACGAAATCGAAAGTGCATTCAGTAAATATGGTCCACTCAGAAATGTATGGGTTGCTAGAAACCCACCTGGATTTGCCTTTGTGGAATTTGAAGACCCACGTGATGCAGAAGATGCAGTTAGAGGATTAGATGGAAC ACGCTGTTGTGGAACCAGAGTAAGAGTAGAGATGTCCTCTGGAAGAAGTCGACGTGCAGGTGGACGGAGACCAGGTCCAAGATACTCCAG gtCAAGATCCCGTAGCCCTCGCAGGAGATCACTGACTCGCAGCCGTAGCCGAGATCGTCGTTCTCGTTCGGATTCCCGTGACAGACG TTAG
- the LOC116435215 gene encoding protein-lysine N-methyltransferase SMYD4 yields MLNQSENIISKYFSSSFWELKNAISPPDMKKFAALKNNSERIDFILKYPEIYNLSLEVDNQVLKNSEKARQLKDLGNKYFGRGEFRKALELYSNAVLLAPQEESGVMLANRSATLYHLEQYNYALSDTEEAIRVGYPKELFYKVEERRARCLLALKRHGEAVQSFQSALRALDDAKLPSEKKQKLQADIRVMLVVMEKGNQAAKTNTKVAQKRQKHNETKKQIPKIQNFNPLFPACSKAVEIRDEGGDVGRHAVATKHIEPGEILVVEKPHCALPLAEYRLTHCHFCLSRIFAPIPAACNVCSCVAYCSIRCRNKDAKVHRNECVLLPTLWVSNTSITCFLALRTITQQPYEHLLKLKDKVEACKGKLYVSAEQPYRRQDIEAFCSLVSHEEERTTDDLLHRTYIALWLLRLLKKGPYFPEDVKTPDTAGTKLSESELYIGGLLLNSLMILQFNTHEISELTTSKNNKSLSKAKSMFIGGGLYPSVSLFNHSCNPGIIRYFIGTTMVVRAIRSISPGEEISENYGPIFTRTPEAERKKILKWQYWFDCECEACTEHWPLLDDIDPTILRFKCDSGLACKNVLPVNTNTNEFIIKCSKCGKNTNILKGLKALQDTDALFKMALKRLNEGNHADALETYLKILKLLDERLALPIKDYHICQQGARLCMLSLGNSAYI; encoded by the exons ATGTTGAACCAATCGGAGAACATAATAAGCAAATACTTCAGCTCTAGCTTCTGGGAGCTGAAGAACGCGATCAGTCCGCCGGATATGAAAAAGTTTGCAGCCTTGAAGAATAATTCGGAAAGAATTGATTTCATACTGAAGTATCCGGAGATTTATAACTTATCCTTAGAGGTAGACAATCAGGTGCTGAAGAACAGCGAGAAAGCTCGTCAACTCAAGGACCTCGGTAACAAATACTTTGGCCGCGGCGAATTCCGAAAGGCTCTGGAATTATACTCGAACGCTGTTCTGCTGGCACCTCAGGAAG AATCAGGTGTCATGCTAGCAAATCGCTCAGCGACACTTTATCATCTAGAACAATACAATTACGCTTTGTCTGATACTGAAGAAGCTATAAGAGTTGGTTATCCAAAAGAATTGTTTTACAAAGTCGAAGAAAGACGAGCCAGATGTTTGCTTGCTTTGAAAAGGCATGGTGAAGCTGTACAATCTTTTCAAAGCGCTCTAAGAGCACTGGACGATGCAAAATTGCCttcagaaaagaaacaaaagctCCAAGCGGACATCAGAGTTATGCTTGTTGTGATGGAAAAGGGCAATCAAGCTGCGAAAACAAACACAAAAGTGGCACAGAAACGACAAAAGCATAACGAAACTAAGAAACAAATTCCAAAGATACAGAATTTCAATCCTCTGTTTCCCGCGTGTAGCAAAGCAGTTGAAATTAGAGACGAAGGTGGTGACGTGGGAAGACACGCTGTTGCTACTAAGCATATAGAACCTGGTGAAATACTAGTAGTAGAAAAACCACATTGCGCGTTGCCATTGGCTGAATACAG gcTTACTCACTGTCACTTTTGTTTATCAAGAATATTTGCACCGATACCAGCTGCATGTAATGTATGCAGCTGCGTAGCATATTGCAGTATCCGTTGTAGAAACAAGGATGCAAAAGTGCATCGGAATGAATGCGTATTATTGCCCACATTGTGGGTTTCGAACACCTCTATAACATGCTTCCTAGCCTTAAGAACTATCACGCAACAACCTTATGAACATCTGCTTAAACTTAAGGATAAAGTGGAAGCTTGCAAAGGTAAATTATATGTTTCGGCAGAGCAGCCTTATCGAAGACAAGATATTGAAGCATTCTGTTCATtgg TATCTCACGAAGAAGAAAGAACCACAGACGATCTCCTTCATAGAACCTACATAGCTTTATGGCTTCTCAGACTTTTAAAAAAGGGGCCATACTTCCCAGAGGATGTTAAAACTCCAGACACTGCAGGAACAAAACTTtccgaaagtgaattatacaTAGGTGGTTTACTTTTAAACAGCTTAATGATATTGCAATTCAATACTCACGag ATATCAGAATTAACAAcgtcgaaaaataataaaagtttgtcGAAAGCTAAAAGCATGTTTATTGGTGGCGGCTTGTATCCCTCAGTGTCATTGTTTAACCACTCATGCAACCCTGGTATTATCAG ATATTTTATCGGCACTACGATGGTCGTGCGAGCTATTCGCTCAATATCACCGGGAGAAGAAATCTCTGAAAATTATGGCCCAATATTTACAAGAACTCCTGAAGCTGAAAGAAAAAAGATCCTAAAATGGCAATATTGGTTTGATTGCGAGTGTGAAGCATGCACGGAACACTGGCCACTTCTGGATGATATCGATCCAACAATTCTAAG GTTCAAGTGCGACAGTGGACTTGCATGCAAAAATGTTTTACcagtaaatacaaatacaaacgAGTTTATAATCAAGTGCTCTAAATGTGGCAAAAACACAAATATCTTAAAAGGATTGAAAGCCTTACAGGACACTGATGCGCTTTTTAAGATGGCGTTGAAAAGATTAAATGAAGGGAACCACGCAGATGCATTAGaaacttatttaaaaattttaaaacttctcGATGAGAGACTCGCTTTACCTATAAAAGACTATCATATTTGCCAGCAAGGTGCTCGGTTATGTATGCTTTCTTTAGGAAATTCTGCTTACATTTAA